Proteins from a genomic interval of Osmia bicornis bicornis chromosome 13, iOsmBic2.1, whole genome shotgun sequence:
- the LOC114873584 gene encoding translocon-associated protein subunit beta, whose protein sequence is MKWYLIFAAFAALLFITHAEEEEEAARLLISKQLLNKYLVENMDIVIKYTVYNVGNAAALEVEITDNSFHPDHFTHVSGEINARIDRVPPYTNVSHTVVVRPRKFGYFNFTSAEILYRRKEDAPRLQFASSSEPGEAIIVSFRDYDKQFSSHVVDWAAFAVMTLPSLAIPFALWYSSKSKYEKLLKTTKKH, encoded by the exons ATGAAGTGGTACTTAATATTTGCAGCTTTTGCTGCTTTATTGTTCATCACAcatgcagaagaagaagaagaagctgcaagattattaatatctaAACAGCTTCTTAACAAATATCTTGTAGAAAATATGGACATTGTAATCAAA TATACAGTTTACAATGTTGGAAATGCAGCCGCATTAGAGGTTGAAATCACAGACAATTCTTTCCATCCTGACCATTTCACTCATGTGAGTGGAGAAATAAATGCGAGGATAGACCGTGTTCCACCTTACACGAATGTCAGTCATACAGTTGTTGTGAGACCACGCAAATTtggatatttcaatttcacatCTGCAGAAATTTTATACAGACGTAAGGAGGATGCTCCTAGATTACAATTTGCATCAAGCAGTGAGCCTGGTGAAGCAATCATTGTATCATTTAGAGATTATGATAAACAATTTTCCTCTCATGTG gtTGACTGGGCTGCATTTGCTGTGATGACATTACCTTCATTAGCCATTCCATTTGCATTGTGGTATTCTAGTAAAagtaaatatgaaaaattactTAAAACTACAAAGAAACACTGA